A genome region from Magnolia sinica isolate HGM2019 chromosome 8, MsV1, whole genome shotgun sequence includes the following:
- the LOC131252572 gene encoding putative receptor-like protein kinase At3g47110, translated as MGGNVSTAGDVYSFGILLLEMFTGKRPTEDTFKDGLNLHEFVKMALPDQVLEIADLRLLDEQKEEQEQDQEIEEEIAFSHIRSPEVERGSVFRCLVSLLGIGVACSVESPRERMLMKDVVNKMHVMRDMFLGAGIYREGRNKTLR; from the coding sequence ATGGGTGGCAATGTTTCTACGGCGGGTGACGTGTACAGCTTTGGAATTCTTTTATTGGAGATGTTCACGGGAAAAAGACCCACGGAAGACACGTTTAAGGACGGTTTAAACCTTCATGAATTTGTCAAGATGGCTTTGCCAGATCAAGTTCTGGAGATAGCGGATCTGCGACTCTTAGATGAACAAAAAGAAGAACAAGAGCAAGATCaagaaatagaggaagaaatagCATTCAGTCATATCAGAAGTCCGGAAGTTGAAAGAGGTAGTGTCTTCCGGTGCTTGGTTTCTTTGCTTGGTATTGGAGTTGCATGTTCTGTTGAATCCCCCAGAGAACGGATGCTGATGAAAGATGTagtaaataaaatgcatgtgatGAGAGACATGTTTCTTGGGGCTGGGATCTATAGGGAAGGAAGAAACAAGACCCTTCGCTGA